The genomic region cacttgtgaaataaaacattcattgccTTAAGGGCTTTTCCAATCAAATGTTCCTGGTTCAAACTAAAATTACCAGTATAGTTAAATACAAcacctaaataattaaaatcgtTAACCACTTGTATATCCTGACCATTATAAGTCCATCGTTCGTTAGGCAAAAGCCCGCCTCTTTTTCgaaaaaccataatttttgttttatcagtatttaCCTTTAATCCCCAAGCATTACAATAACttgataaattattaaattgaatttgaatatcttcAGGAGATTTGCCTACAATGGCCATGTCATcagcaaataataacaatattaaaataatatcatctaAGTGCAGACCAGAGTTAACATCATTCTGTAAATACAACTCTAGATCAtctacaaataaagaaaataataaaggagACTTAATTTCTCCTTTGCGTAAGCCAACAGCGTAAGAAAAGAAATCAGAATATGAAGACATTGATTTTATTCAAGATTTGACCTTTTGGAACATGTCGCGAACAATTCTAAGTATTTTCCCTTGTATTCCACATTTGTACATCTTTAACCATAgtgcatttctataaatagtatcaaaacacttcatcatatcgacaaaaataacatataatctTTTTTCTCAAACAAATAATTCTGAATCAAtgaataaagtataaaaatggcACCCGTTGAAGATCGCCCTTTTCGAAATCCGAATTGAGGATCCGAAATAATGTTATGTTCGTCACATAATTTATCTATACGTTTATTAATGACAGAAGTGAATATTTTTGATAAGCTACTAACTAATGTTATTCCCCTGTAGTTATTAACATCCGATTCAGAACCTTTTTTTGTGCAGGGGGATAATAATACCTTCCGACAATTGCTCTGGGAAAACCCCCGAAtctaagggcgtttttgttggttataaactggtttcggttttatatcggtttcaagaactgtgtatttgttggaACAGTTTCaactaaaaccaaaaccagtttcaatcgttttttaacgaaaaccgaaaccggtttttgaaactatcaaAACCCCTACCGGAagcggtttcatcggttcgttccatccgaaaactagtttacttcgGAAACAACATGGCGGATAGTGATCAACTtcgtttgttgaaactcaatctttttttataacaatgcctgacaatgggcaaatgagctaaatgaaaaTGGTTACATTAGTAATTGTGTAGCTCAGTAGCTACAGTAGCTCCGccatattgttgaaaatgtacacaaaaccatgcatttgttatttgaagcaaaactatcaaaaccggtttcgtaactgctgaaacctttcaaaccaaaactgaaactggtttggtatcaacaaaaacgccctaatATATTGGTAAACAGGTCACAAATATGCGATGATAAAATGTCAATGGTTTcaataaagtattcatttagTAAAAAGTCATTGCCAAATGCTTTACATCTTTTCAATGATTTAACAGCAACTTTAATTTCTTCAACAGAAATAGTTTCATCAAGTTCTGGGAAAACTGTATTTGgttgattaaaatcaaattgttcATTAAAATCCTCCGCTTCCAAGTTATGATTACCAAAATCATTGttacttatattttaaaagtatttttggaATTCGTCGAGAGGAATTTTATTGGATTTGTTggaactttttgttttaaaatgcttccaaaaatctccaggtttacaTTTTCTCAGATTTTCGATGTCATTCATTCTTTTCtataatcaacatttttctttctttttataattgctttgtAAATCGATTTAAGGTCACAAAGTATCAGTCGGTTTTCATCGGATTTGCaattattaaaagtttgaaGTGCCTCTAAATACAAGCTTCGGGCATTTGAACATTCTTGATCAAACCAATCCAATTTATAGCTTGGATTACGAACCGGTTTGGACCCGATTCATCAAAGCTCAGAAAAAGGTTTCGAAGGATGGTttgcttgtttaaaataatctgatttttaataaatgtacgAACTTCAAAATTCAATGGCAATTCATTACATATAAGAGTATGAATTATATAATGTAGGAACTGTGGAACTGTATCAAATGGctattttcactgcaaactaaggagtgaaaatatcaactttaagaactacttttaaaattcattgtagttatttccctttgatcAAAATTAAACACTTATGAACTCGAAAATGTTGctccaaaatattttgaaatttaaaaaaaaagttgcataaattttaatacagcCATTTTGGAAATAAAGCACTcaccgtttattagaaaaatggtaatcgtgtattttaaaggttttcttGAGCTTTGAAGGTGAATGTTGGAgcatttgctttcatacaaaaaaaattacaaacGAAATTTGAACCTAAATACGACGTCATATCAtcgttcatttttttaactgtttgtgGTTGTTATACGTGAAACGAACTATCCGGAAAATTTACACAACAATTAACAGAttaaccaattattttttttacccgacccacgcctcaaaatttgtcaacaacctaTCGTGGTAGCTGAAAATACCGgtagttttctagttataaTTGAGACACGCTTATGCCTAGAGACCTCGAACTTGCTACACGCTAGCGAATCAATGGTGTGTGGGCTGATGCACTGGCGCGCGCGCCCTAAATTCGTccaagcatatttttttattacaataaaggagaaaaaatgtaataagatacgcccaaaatgcaccagttgtgattttttttctggatGAAGTCACACAAAACCCcactgccaacattttaaaccaaaaaaatcGGTTCTGAGGGATGGGTTGAAAGTCAAAAGCTTACTCACCTTAGGTTACGCCCAATGTATCGCCaagtcctggatccgcccctggtgGAGGTCCCTCAAACATCACCAGCACCCTAACTGTTTTGACGTCAGGTGGTCAAATGTcgaggtcgtggtgaccttgagTTGAAAATCCGATTTCGTTCAATATCTGAAGAATGCTTGTATCCGGGTTCCTCTGTCATCGTGGTGGTGGCATGGCACCACCTGTTACATGTTACAACATTTAGTGGCATGGTAACAGATGACTTGGTATGCTGATGAACTGTCACTGCTTCCTTTTAGtcctttttcaaaaacattcgcgGCGTCTTTGATGATTGACGAAACGCATTACAGTATGGGGAACTTTTGAATTTtatcaaatctcattttatgtttgtgGTAATGCAAATTATATAGATAATAAACGTACATGTTCAAGTATAAGTGTTagatataattttggctagttgaacttaaataatttaTGGCTTTTAAGCCTTTTATGGAGTAACATGAGCTcctgtcatcaagccactgtgatcGCCATCGCTGTTGCGGCACCACACTTCATTGTCTGTCTTATTTAATCCTTTGAAATTCACAGATTCGTTTACTCTTTTCCCATTTTGTAACCGAAATGTGCATTATCTCTCAGtatcaataacttaaaaatgaGGATACAGAAAAAAGGTTACAATACAGTAGATATAATTGTAgacaaaacagttttatttaaaccaaaattattttctaattgtgTTTGCATCAGAGACGAATTCAGAAAATCGTAGTTCGCACTTTTCTAGATTTTCTTTCATGATGGATAACATGTAACCGGacagttttcatttatttggttttattttggCAGCGAGAGGCACTGAACTACATAACTGACGCTTGGGAAACAACGACTATTGTCAACTTTTTGGGAATGtcataaacattcaaaacaaacataaataaagtttcattttaacacTGACTTTATCTTTATATACCGTTTAAAAGATTTAGCATACATCAACTTGTTATAATGTCTGCAGAAAAacacgatttaaaaaaaaatgtatgtatttttgtttatttaagccCGGCTTTATTTCTATCGAGCAGTTACGTCACGAAGATGTTAAAGTTGCAGCGctcatatttgaaaaagtattgtttaaagaTCGCAAGTATGTACTAACAAAACTAAATGGTTTGATTCGATGCAGCCGCATTACCGCACGTTTTAATGGTACACCTTTCTAGTGTAAACTACCGCACCCACAAACACTCTTTACCTACATGCATCAACGCCGTGCATAATAGAGCCATGCGTTTCTTTCTCGGCGTTGGGAAATATACGCCTAATGATGCTGTTTCAGGCGAAATGGCCTGGGTACCACCGATTATCCGTGAGTGGAAATCTATAGTCGGACATTGGTCTAGGTTGTGTAATACACCTGTGTCTCGTATCAATAAACGAATAGCTCTTTGGGCAAACGGCAAGGcatgtaatacatacaaatcttggttttattatgtaaatgagaaaatggtAAGCCTTGACTTggatatatatactaatatgaATGGCCATGTACCAAAATCCACCGTTGTTAgccaaatatatgataaaatgatgtCAGCGTATATCAAAGAGTGGCACGATTCTATTAATAGACCAAAAGGTATACGTGGAAGGGGTGGAAATAAGTTAAGAAACTATTGCAAGTATACAATTAACTATTctgttgaaaattattgtaaattgattATTCCGCCAAAACATAGGGCAGCGTTAAGTAAATTTAGATGCAGGGTAGCCCCTATTCGAGTGGAAACGGGCCGATATGAAAACCTTGCCCTAAATGATCGTCTTTGCCCATTTTGCAATTCTGTTGAATCAGAAATTCATGTGTTATTCTATTGTAAgttgtataataaaattaataatatacgAATGCCATTGTTAGAAAAGGCGAACACATTTAATCCATTATTTCGAAGTATGTCTGATATAGATAAGTTGTcttttattttagcaaataacaTGTTGTCAAGACTTAGTGCCAAAACCTGCAACGATATTCTTAATTATaggatgttttatttgtaattaatgttgttgttgttttttaaactttaattattgTGTAATTTTACGTTAAGCTAGAAATGAGTGCTAATCAGTTCATCTACGGTCTGACCGGGGTGATATTCGATTTTTTACACCCATTTCGTAAGTATGCACGCTTATGCGCGTTcatgttttcagtattttattttgtttgatttaactaagttttaaaacaagattagcattggtttctagtttcttacttttgtatatatcgattttagatgttaaataagtaatttgtagttttatgttttgtgtgtgtgtgctatAGTCTCTTATAACTCATATACTGAGTggcaatgcatattttaatgtatatttaataggtgatgtatatatgttgtattgatgagaCTTTAATAAACCATCAAAAAAATACATGTCATGATTTAATCGTTTTACctggtttaaataaaaaacggctgactgctgattaaCTGGCATAAATGAATTGGAAAAACTTATTAAAGATATAATTCCTTCTCACCGGACAAAAGCAAATGTAGACCAATATCTATTTATATTGACCAAAGAGCGATACTGcgttcataaaatatataactgatGACCCAGCCAGCAATTCATAcgaaatgaaaaatgatattttccattttctttttgaaaatggtCTAAAAATATCAAGGTATTTTAGGAAATACACtgttatttgttgatttttttttccgaTTGTCATCATTTTTTCATACAGGTAATAGTATATATACGTACATACTGTGAAATGACTGAGCAATGGCCAAGAATAAAGTCTTGACGATATATAAAACCAGCTTGCTTTGTTTGTATAAAACCACAATTGAAATCACGTAGGTAAGTAAGTAAGAAAATCGAATGTTTATTAACGTATTAATGTGCAATTTTCAAACATGCTGTTGatacaaatttattaaatgtcatataaaataatgttagcTACATGATTTTGTATACCGATTATATTTTAGAGTCCATATTTCGTCGCtacaaaatacagttattactgtatcatatattttaccaatattcTCATAGAATTATACTATGAACGGTTTTATTCATGACAACATTATACTTTTCAGTGTTTCCAATCGAAATGGCCAATTCATCTGAGCAGAAAGTTAAATGCCAGCCGGAAAGCGCATGCTTTCGCGAGTTTTGTGTACAGTCCGCTCAACATACGACTGACCGAAAAACAGGAACTATACACACAATATGTGCTGGTTTGACGCTGTCGAACACGTGTGTGGGTGGAATATCTGAGATGTCTAGCCCCTGTCAGCCGGTGATCAGGCATCAGATGGGAAACGTTGGCGTTAATGACATTTACGCGCAAGACGACGACGGCGACACGCGCCTCCACGTCGCTGTTTTAGATCAAGACGCCGACCTTATTTCACTCCTTATACGAAGTTCCCCGCACTTGTCGTGGATTTCCCAACAAAACTTTCTGTTTCAAAGCCCTCTTCACTTAGCAGTGATCACATCACACATTGGTGCCGCTCGTATGTTGGTATGCGCGGGTGCGAGTTGGACAGTACACGACGTAAACGGAAATACCCCTTTACACATAGCGTGCCGAGATGGGCATCTGGAAATGGCGAAAACTTTGTTACAGCCCGTTAATATCAAAGAAACTAtggttcattttcaaaacaagagGATACCACAAGAACTTTCTGTTCGGAACTACGATGGTCTGACGTGCGCGCACCTGGCCGCCAACCGCGGACACGTGGCTCTCGTACAGCTTCTTGTGATTCGGGGCGCAGAGGTCAACGTTGGCGAAGGTAAAACCGGAAGAACATGTCTTCATAACGCGTGTATCATCGGGGACGTTGCCATGGTCAGGGCGCTTCTGCAAATAAAAACGTGTGACATTAACGCCCGCGCCTACGACGGACGGACCCCGTTTGACCTTGCCCGAGCTCGGGGCCATGAAGACGTCTGTATGTTACTGGCGGCACAAGGCGCCATATTGAAAGAAGACAGTGGTTATGACCTTATGTATCTAAAAGATTAGTTGGGTGATTTCTTGCTACGTACGTTCGTTCTTTGAAACAATCAGCGGAGAGAATGTTCTTTGTCGGAACTGTTTGCATTGAACAATACCAGTTATGGGTTTTATGTTccttttgtcattttcaacaaTCTCATTAACATCAGAATTAGCTTGTATTACCAAACggttgatatttgtttttattgtttaattgcattgttgttaaaaatgtttattgaatatagaaaaataaatcttattgGAATACTTATCATTTTCTCGATCTTACAGTCCTTAATGTAGGgtcaaaaatagttttagtgtgtgtatattttttttttatcccagACCAAAAATGACATGCACTTTTTATAAGACATTATTGACTTTATGGGCAATCAGGTATCTAAACCGAACGGGTACAAACTGAATTTGAATaaactttttaacatttgaaaagaaatgcgcgcacgggcgtatcaacccgAGTGCTGAACTAGAGTGTCCAGTGACCTAATTTACATTACCAAACTGCTTAAATAGCTACGTAGAGCTGAGTTCTGCATGAGCGTCTTGCTAAAAGCAGCGTTGTCATGAGTATTCATAATATGTTGTGCGGTCTTTGAATTGCGAAGTGTAAGCAATAAATTGCCGTCGCTCGTATATCTTACATCACTAAATGCTAACGTGTGATTTACAACAGACTGTCGTGTTACGGCTAATTCTCCTACGCGGAAGAACCCAAAGAAAGCCAAAGTGTATGCCGCTGTAAATAGGGCACTTTCGtacatatttatacacatgGATGGGAGTGTTTCAACAATAAGGCATAATAATTGTGCCGTTATTGGAAGTCGCGTTGTATGTGCGCGTGTATTCCTTCCCATGCCTGTTATAATTTTAGTGATTATATAATTTTCGGTGGTATCCGCGAACCCAAAAAGCTTGCATTGGGCACCGATAGCACATTTATAGAGGCGAGCTGTATTGCGGTTAAGCCATCAAGTGACAAAGATGagaaaaacaataccaaattgTCAACGGATGGAGGCCACAAATTTGGCAATTGATACGTAAGCCTAAAATTAGAGAACCGGTTTAAACCGACTTGATACGACTGTAATGTATTGCCGGACATAGAACAGCCAATTAGTCGTCGAGCCTCATTTCGTAAATCATGCTCTAAAAAAGTGGTGGAATTGGTGCCCTTTCTGCCAAGTCGGGTACCAGCTGGCGAAGGCGCGCCCACTGCTTTCGTGAAATAGAATCAGcgatattattaagttttgttcGAATATAGaagccttaaacaaaatattatggcGCATGCATCTTAACACAAAATGTCTGAGAATGTGCATAACGCGTTTGGATATCGCAGATTGTTTATTGATTATGGCAACTAAAGCCTCGTTATCGATTCgtaaaattatctttttattttttagttcgAGACCCCAAAGGTACAAGCTAAGCAGCACAGGGACCATTTCTAAAAACGTTATGTCTTTCATGACTTCATGTTTGCTCCAGTCAAGAGGCCATGGAAAAAATGCCCAATTGCCGTTTAAGTAACAGCCGCCGCCAAGGTCGACTCTACCCGCGCTGTCGgtaaaaagttgtaaatgttCGTTTTCCAACCAAGCATTTTCGGGAATGTAACATACTCCATTGAAACTTGTTAAGAAAAACAGCCACATGCAGAAGTCCTCGCGCATTCCTTCTGTTAtccttattttatgaaattcatgttttataccgGACATTTCATCATAAAATCGCCGCAAAAAAGCTCTGCTTGAACGAATTGCCTGGCCGAAAAAGCAAAATTTACCAGCGAGTGACTGAAGGTCTCGCAACGTTATTTTCTTCCTAGTTATATAGAGCAAAATTAGGGACTTCAACTCTGCGATTTTGTGCTGGGGTATTCTAATAAGCATTTGTGAAGAATCAATTTCCAAACCCAGAAAAACTATTACAGTGGAAGGGTCCGTGCTTTTTCCATCGTTAATTGGTACACCCAACTGTACACATACTTGATGGAAAGTGGAAAGTAAATGTTGGCAGTTGCCAGTTCCATGTGCCCCGCAAAATATGAAATCGTCCAGATAATGATCAAGTGATGgaatttttaaaatgtcttttacCAGCCAATGGATAAAGGTCGAAAATGCCTCGAAATAATATGGTGCACAACTGGCGCCAAAAGGTAAATTTAAGTTTACATAAATTTTGCCATCAAATTTAATGCCTAATAATTCGAAGTCTTTAGGTGATATTGGAAGTAGCCGGAATGCAGATTTTATATCACGCTTGGCCATTAACGTTGATCTTCccaatttaaatatcatgtcTGCCACTGCGTCAAATTTTGTGTACGATACTGATTTTAATTGACTAACTATGCCGTCATTAACACTACCGCCAGCCCGTGGATAGCTTAAATGAGTGATAAGGCGCCAACCGCCATCAGACTTCGGTACCAAGCCTATGGGAGAAATTCGAAGATTTTTAAACGGTGGACTAAAGAACGGCCCGGCCATTCGGCCCTCCAATATTTCTTTTTCCAATTTATCGAAAACTACGCTTGGTCGGAGTTTAGCCGATCGCAATTTTTTTGCATCGATGGGTTCGCGCGACCCTTCAAATCCTAAACTAAAACCAAATCGGAAACCATTCTTTAACAACGTTGCATGGACCTTACATCGGGATATCGCTGTAAAAATGCGTCTAAATTTGATGTGTTTATGGGGCTTTTTGGCAGCTAGCCGGATGTCACAgccatattttaataattcctGAGTCCTGCCCGGATGAGCAGCCAAAAAATTGGACATGTAGACTAAGAAAGCATCTGTCCACGAACTGATGTCGTTAACTTTTTGTTGTGCGGACTTGTTGTCAATAATTAGTCGACCGTCCTGGCCTATCATTAACGATTTATTTGACTCCTCGACACCTGATTTAGAATCAATCAAAGAAGAGAATTCTACAAATGCACCAGACACAATTTTATTCTTAATCTGATGCGAGATGTTGCACCCAACATTTAAAAAGACACTTGGCATCTGATTCACTGTGTTATCAATAACCGTTAAAGGCAACGGATCAGAAAAGAAATGTTCCGTGCCTGCACCTTGTTCACCGTTCGCGACCGATACCTGCGGAATGCTGATGGGCCCATTCAATGGCTGGAGGCCTTCCAGGGCGGCGGTTTGTAACCTGTGACCTGAGGTGTGGGTACCCTCCCCGTATTAGCCAAGTCTATGGGCGCTATAGGACCATCATCTGCAAGAGCCACAGTACCGGTAGTCAGCGCCACAAATGCATCAGCTGTAGCCGCGGCAAGACCGGAATTCACCGTCGAGGCTGATGCGGGGACTGCTGCGATTGTGTTTGATTTGGGCGTCTGGTCTGTCTGTACTGGAGGGGTCCTCCTTGCCCGCTTCGCGGCCCGAAACTCTTCCACAATATCTCGAAGCGGGAATGCCATC from Mya arenaria isolate MELC-2E11 chromosome 3, ASM2691426v1 harbors:
- the LOC128226670 gene encoding NF-kappa-B inhibitor cactus-like; this encodes MANSSEQKVKCQPESACFREFCVQSAQHTTDRKTGTIHTICAGLTLSNTCVGGISEMSSPCQPVIRHQMGNVGVNDIYAQDDDGDTRLHVAVLDQDADLISLLIRSSPHLSWISQQNFLFQSPLHLAVITSHIGAARMLVCAGASWTVHDVNGNTPLHIACRDGHLEMAKTLLQPVNIKETMVHFQNKRIPQELSVRNYDGLTCAHLAANRGHVALVQLLVIRGAEVNVGEGKTGRTCLHNACIIGDVAMVRALLQIKTCDINARAYDGRTPFDLARARGHEDVCMLLAAQGAILKEDSGYDLMYLKD